One genomic region from Frateuria soli encodes:
- a CDS encoding glucokinase has protein sequence MAEVANSRSAPQCLPQEALLLAADVGGTHARVGLLSRQPNGSSPVTVLRYQRYACAEWPSLTAVLQHFVTYLDPPAPIEQCVVASAGYVLDDAIVNDNLAWPVSISDIRENLALDRLAVINDFEAVAWATQFLTDADTLPVIETGVPPQCGPVLVMGPGTGLGSAVLLPGRPHATVLATEAGQIALAPGNEREIEILRLLARERSHVAFEHALSGPGLRNIYRAVGTLRGTPAVLVEPSAITHAALMQSDAAAIEAVEVFCGLLGSFVGDLVLLYGARGGVFLAGGILPQIRQLLLASRFRERFFNKGVMRPYLQQVPVRLMEHGQHGVIGAAGMALAGHVGPG, from the coding sequence GTGGCCGAGGTCGCCAACTCGAGGAGCGCACCGCAGTGCCTGCCGCAGGAAGCCCTGCTGCTGGCCGCCGACGTCGGCGGCACGCATGCGCGCGTGGGCCTGCTCAGCCGCCAGCCCAACGGCTCCAGCCCGGTCACCGTATTGCGCTACCAGCGCTACGCCTGCGCCGAGTGGCCCAGCCTCACTGCCGTGCTGCAGCACTTCGTCACCTACCTCGACCCGCCCGCGCCGATCGAGCAATGCGTGGTGGCCAGCGCCGGCTACGTGCTGGACGACGCCATCGTCAACGACAACCTGGCCTGGCCGGTGTCGATCAGCGACATCCGCGAGAACCTTGCGCTCGACCGCCTGGCGGTGATCAACGATTTCGAGGCGGTCGCCTGGGCGACCCAGTTCCTTACCGACGCCGACACGCTGCCGGTGATCGAGACCGGCGTGCCGCCGCAGTGCGGCCCGGTGCTGGTGATGGGCCCGGGCACCGGCCTGGGCTCGGCGGTGCTGTTGCCGGGACGCCCGCACGCGACCGTGCTCGCCACCGAGGCGGGGCAGATCGCGCTGGCTCCCGGCAACGAGCGCGAGATCGAGATCCTGCGGCTGCTGGCGCGCGAGCGTTCGCACGTGGCTTTCGAGCATGCGCTGTCCGGGCCTGGCCTGCGCAACATCTACCGCGCGGTCGGCACGCTGCGCGGCACCCCGGCCGTGCTGGTCGAGCCCAGTGCGATCACCCACGCGGCGCTGATGCAGAGCGACGCGGCGGCGATCGAGGCGGTGGAGGTTTTCTGCGGCCTGCTCGGCAGCTTCGTCGGCGACCTGGTGCTGCTCTACGGCGCGCGCGGCGGGGTGTTCCTGGCCGGCGGCATCCTGCCGCAGATCCGCCAGTTGCTGCTCGCCAGCCGTTTCCGCGAGCGCTTCTTCAACAAGGGCGTGATGCGCCCGTACCTGCAGCAGGTTCCCGTACGACTGATGGAGCACGGCCAGCACGGCGTGATCGGCGCGGCCGGCATGGCCCTGGCCGGTCACGTCGGGCCCGGCTGA
- a CDS encoding sugar MFS transporter: MSSTTLATDQPRPSALGPMLVIGLLFFIFGFVTWLNGPLIAFVKLAFQVEDVYAFLVPFAFYISYFVFSLPASMVLRRTGMKKGMALGLFVMAIGALAFGQFATMRIFSGALVGLFVIGAGLSLLQTASNPYISILGPIESAAQRIAVMGICNKVAGILAPVVIGSLVLAGIGDIDAQVHAAATPQAREALLDAFAAKIHAPYLGMAVLLALLAVWIVRSSLPEIRPARANSEQAEDAGSSILGFPHLWLGVLCLFVYVGVEVMAGDAIGTYGAGFHLPLDQTKFFTAFTLGGMLLGYVAGLVLIPRVISQQRYLAVSAVLGVLFSVCAYLSSGYVSVGFVAALGFANAMMWPAIFPLAINRLGRHTEAGSALLIMGIAGGAVVPQLFAHLKTHYDFQLVFAALMVPCYLYILFYGLRGHRVGLRDDDDGARPQ, encoded by the coding sequence ATGTCGTCCACCACGCTCGCGACCGATCAACCCAGGCCATCGGCGCTGGGGCCGATGCTGGTGATCGGGCTGCTGTTCTTCATCTTCGGCTTCGTCACCTGGCTCAACGGGCCGCTGATCGCCTTCGTCAAGCTGGCCTTCCAGGTGGAGGACGTCTACGCCTTCCTGGTGCCGTTCGCCTTCTACATCTCCTACTTCGTGTTCTCGCTGCCGGCCTCGATGGTGCTGCGGCGTACCGGCATGAAGAAGGGCATGGCGCTGGGGCTGTTCGTGATGGCGATCGGTGCGCTGGCATTCGGCCAGTTCGCCACCATGCGCATCTTTTCCGGCGCGCTGGTGGGCCTGTTCGTGATCGGCGCGGGGCTGTCGCTGCTGCAGACGGCCTCCAATCCCTACATCAGCATCCTCGGGCCGATCGAGAGCGCAGCACAGCGCATTGCGGTGATGGGCATCTGCAACAAGGTCGCGGGCATCCTGGCCCCGGTCGTGATCGGCTCGCTGGTGCTGGCCGGCATCGGCGACATCGACGCGCAGGTCCATGCGGCTGCCACCCCGCAGGCGCGCGAAGCGCTGCTGGATGCGTTTGCCGCCAAGATCCACGCGCCCTACCTGGGCATGGCGGTACTGCTGGCGCTGCTGGCGGTATGGATCGTGCGCTCGTCGCTGCCCGAGATCCGCCCGGCCAGGGCCAACAGCGAGCAGGCGGAGGATGCCGGCAGCAGCATCCTGGGATTCCCGCACCTGTGGCTGGGCGTGCTGTGCCTGTTCGTGTACGTGGGCGTGGAGGTGATGGCGGGCGATGCGATCGGCACCTACGGCGCCGGCTTCCACCTGCCACTGGACCAGACCAAGTTCTTCACCGCCTTCACCCTGGGCGGCATGCTGCTCGGCTACGTGGCGGGGCTGGTGCTGATCCCGCGCGTGATCTCGCAGCAGCGCTACCTGGCCGTGTCGGCGGTGCTGGGCGTGTTGTTCAGCGTGTGCGCCTACCTCAGCAGCGGCTATGTTTCGGTGGGCTTCGTGGCGGCGCTGGGGTTCGCCAACGCGATGATGTGGCCGGCAATCTTCCCGCTGGCGATCAACCGGCTAGGCCGCCACACCGAGGCGGGTTCGGCGCTGCTGATCATGGGTATCGCCGGCGGCGCCGTGGTGCCGCAACTGTTTGCGCACCTGAAGACGCACTACGACTTCCAGCTGGTGTTCGCCGCACTGATGGTGCCCTGCTACCTCTACATCCTCTTTTACGGCCTGCGCGGCCATCGCGTGGGCCTGCGTGACGACGACGATGGCGCGCGTCCGCAGTGA
- a CDS encoding LacI family DNA-binding transcriptional regulator → MRHATIKDVAKRAGVSLKTVSRVINREASVREDTREKVERAIEALGYRPNLSARSLRAAHSYAIGLVYDNPNAHYVISMQNGVLSACRERGFGLQIHPCDSSSPHLAEELCALVRRSRLAGLVLAPPMSEQPQLIATLKAQDIPFVRILAAREDPCDGSPCVWVDDRDAAYAITEHLIQLGHTRIGFLWGEPHHRSSPERYQGYADALKDYGIALNKRLILPGRYAFDDGFRGARKLLALKEPPTAIFGSNDEIAAGVLAAARSAGLDVPWDLSIAGFEDNPFSKQAWPALTTARQSTAEIGRHAALRLMAELQQDGSVPDTANEGFVPELVVRGSTAPPRKG, encoded by the coding sequence TTGCGTCACGCCACCATCAAGGATGTCGCCAAGCGCGCCGGCGTGTCGCTGAAGACCGTATCGCGGGTGATCAACCGCGAGGCCTCGGTGCGCGAGGACACGCGCGAGAAGGTCGAGCGGGCGATCGAGGCGCTGGGCTACCGTCCCAATCTCTCCGCGCGCAGCCTGCGCGCGGCGCACTCCTACGCGATCGGGCTGGTCTACGACAACCCGAACGCGCACTACGTCATCAGCATGCAGAACGGCGTGCTGTCGGCCTGCCGCGAACGCGGCTTCGGCCTGCAGATCCATCCCTGCGATTCCTCTTCGCCGCACCTGGCCGAGGAGCTGTGCGCGCTGGTGCGCCGCTCGCGCCTGGCCGGGCTGGTGCTGGCGCCGCCGATGTCCGAGCAGCCGCAGTTGATCGCGACGCTGAAGGCGCAGGACATTCCGTTCGTGCGCATCCTCGCCGCCCGCGAGGATCCGTGCGACGGCTCCCCCTGCGTGTGGGTGGACGACCGCGACGCGGCCTACGCGATCACCGAACACCTGATCCAGCTCGGCCACACCCGGATCGGCTTCCTGTGGGGCGAGCCGCACCATCGCTCCAGCCCCGAGCGATACCAGGGTTACGCCGATGCGCTGAAGGATTACGGCATCGCGCTCAACAAGCGGTTGATCCTGCCGGGACGCTATGCGTTCGACGATGGCTTCCGCGGCGCGCGCAAGCTGCTCGCGCTGAAGGAGCCGCCCACGGCGATCTTCGGCAGCAACGACGAGATCGCCGCCGGCGTGCTGGCGGCAGCGCGCTCGGCCGGGCTGGACGTGCCGTGGGATCTCTCCATTGCGGGCTTCGAGGACAACCCGTTTTCCAAGCAGGCCTGGCCGGCGTTGACCACGGCGCGGCAATCCACCGCCGAGATCGGCCGGCACGCCGCCTTGCGATTGATGGCCGAGCTGCAGCAGGACGGCTCGGTGCCCGATACCGCCAACGAAGGCTTCGTGCCGGAGCTGGTCGTGCGCGGGTCGACGGCGCCGCCGCGGAAGGGCTGA
- a CDS encoding SIS domain-containing protein: protein MPMKSPSDTLMYQEAHSAADVIAHQLAANAGLLAELGERLRADPPRCIVTCARGSSDHAAAYAKYVFETRLGVVTASASPAVSSIYDAPLRLEGALFLAISQSGKSPDLLLSAQAASKAGARVVALVNDAGSPLAQQAEVVVPLHAGPERSVAATKSYLATLSAVLQLTACWSGDDALHAALDRLPNDLRTGWHADWSGLGEGLREVHNLFVVGRGYGFGAALEAALKFKETCGLHAEAFSAAEVKHGPMALVGAGFPVLVFAQADGSLEGTLAVAAEFRTRGARVWVAAPGASAPDGLPLPPGVPTITTPLLAVQSFYRAASALSLARGYDPDVPPHLRKVTETL, encoded by the coding sequence ATCCCGATGAAATCACCCTCTGACACCCTGATGTACCAGGAGGCGCACTCGGCCGCCGACGTGATCGCGCACCAGCTCGCCGCCAATGCCGGGCTGCTGGCCGAACTGGGCGAGCGCCTGCGCGCGGACCCGCCACGCTGCATCGTCACCTGCGCGCGGGGCAGCTCGGACCATGCGGCCGCCTACGCCAAGTACGTGTTCGAAACCCGCCTGGGGGTGGTCACCGCCTCGGCCTCGCCGGCGGTCAGCTCGATCTACGACGCGCCGCTCCGGCTGGAGGGCGCACTGTTCCTGGCCATCTCCCAGTCGGGCAAGAGCCCGGACCTGCTGCTCAGCGCGCAGGCGGCCAGCAAGGCCGGTGCACGGGTGGTCGCGCTGGTCAACGACGCCGGCTCCCCGCTCGCGCAACAGGCCGAGGTCGTGGTGCCGCTGCACGCCGGGCCCGAGCGCAGCGTGGCGGCGACCAAGAGCTACCTGGCCACGCTCTCGGCAGTGTTGCAGCTGACCGCCTGCTGGAGTGGCGACGACGCCCTGCACGCCGCACTCGATCGCCTGCCCAACGACCTGCGTACCGGCTGGCATGCCGACTGGTCCGGGCTCGGCGAGGGCCTGCGCGAGGTGCACAACCTGTTCGTGGTCGGCCGCGGCTACGGCTTCGGCGCCGCGCTCGAAGCGGCGTTGAAATTCAAGGAAACCTGCGGCCTGCACGCGGAGGCGTTCAGCGCGGCGGAAGTGAAGCACGGGCCCATGGCGCTCGTCGGTGCCGGCTTCCCGGTGCTGGTGTTCGCGCAGGCGGACGGCTCATTGGAGGGCACCCTTGCCGTCGCCGCCGAGTTCCGCACGCGCGGCGCACGGGTGTGGGTGGCGGCGCCGGGCGCAAGCGCACCCGACGGCCTGCCGCTACCCCCGGGCGTTCCCACGATCACCACGCCGTTGCTCGCCGTGCAGAGTTTCTATCGCGCAGCCAGCGCACTTTCACTGGCGCGCGGCTACGATCCGGATGTTCCGCCGCACCTGCGCAAAGTCACGGAGACGCTGTGA